The nucleotide sequence CGATAACGATGATCAGCGAGAGCCGGCTCGATCCGTGCAGGTAACGATATCGCGGGGAGTATTTCGATCCACGATCTGAGGTGGGACGAACACCGCCAAGTATCCGCCATCACCTGCAAGCTGATATGTGGCGATCTCTCTGTAGCCAACGGCGGTCAATTCGCAACGCAACAGCGCAATCGGAGTGCCATGCCTTGAGGTCGGACGCTCGAAGTCGACAACTCCGATCCGCGCGCCCGGCTTCAAGGCGGGCACGAGATTATAGAGGAAGGCATAGGGTTGAGTGACCTCATGGTACATGTGGGCGAGGATGGCGGCATCCAACGAGGAAGCGGGCAGGCGGGGGTCGTGTGGTTCGCCTATCGCGAATATGATGTTTGTCAGCCCCAGTCGTTCTGTGCGCTTGCTGAGCGCGATGACGTAGTCCCGCATGATATCTTGGGCGACGACGAAACCGCTTGGGCCGACGATGCTTGAGAGGCGGAGCGTGTAGTAGCCGCTGCCTACACCGATATCGCCGACCATCATGCCTGGTTTCAGCTCAAGAAGCCGCGCAACCTCGCCGACCTCATTCAGGAAATCGCGGTGCTCGTCGGCGGAGCTGCTTAGGCTGGCGATCGGCGCAACCGGACGCCGGATTGGGGGGAAGTCCTTTGCAGGGACTCCTGGAGGGGCCAGATAACCGATGTCAGCGGCGCATACGCCAGTTGAGCCCAGCACTGCGACAAGCGTCACGATGCGGAGCAGCATCATCGTGGGTCCGCCAAGTATCAGGCGTGGCCGTCCACTTTGGGAGAGACCTCGGTCCACGGTGATCCCTTCCCACGCCGGCGAAGCAGTGTTGCGAGGATCGGCAGCTTTTGGTGCGAAGCAGGCTTGCTAACGCTCTTACTTGCCGTCGTTCCAGATGTCGGTGGCGAGCTTCCAGTCATTTCCGACCTTTTCCCAAACCACGACATATTTTCCAGCCACTTCCTGCGGTGTCGATCCCTTGGTCTTCAGCACGAACGTTCCGATCTCGCGCGCCGCGGAAGGGCCAAGCGGCTTAACGTCAACCGTTGTGAGCTTCGGATCGCCAACTTGCTCCGCCATGCCCTTCCACATGGTCTCAATGGCTGCTCGGCCCTGCACCATCGCAGATCCGGGCGGAAACGCGGTCGCATCCGTGCTGTAGAGTGAGCCGATCCCGGAGAAGTCGCCCTTGTTGAACATTTCAATCCATTTGGCGTTGATCGCTTCAATTTCGGCCTTCTGAGCCAAGGCCGGGACGGTCAACGAGATCACGAATGCAATAACCAGTGCTATGCTGTGCATGATCATCTCCAATTCTGATGTAGATGCGAATGCAGGGCCGCAATTGACCCGAAGTCGAAGTGGATACGTTGTCGCGCGGTCATCCGAGTGCGCGCCCCTCCCATCGAAATAGTGGCCGAGCATCGAGCGAGTCGCCCCGGCGCCTCTTGCGGCAGGCGCCCTACAGACGCACACCGGTTGTAGCAAATGCCTGGGCGACGGGCTGCTGCACCTGATCCAAGATTGCCATTGCGGCAAACGCGATGACAATGGCCGCAGTGCAGCCGAGCAGAAATGCCTTCATGCGCAAACTCCATCACTTACAAGCCGCACGCATCTTACGATTCCGCTTGCTGGGAGCAACTGTGTCGGACGATATAACGTTCGCCCGCCGTTCCTGCCGGCTCTAAGGGCTCTTAAAAACCGGATCGATTGGAAATGCATCGCCCATCAAGCCCAACGATTGAAGGTCGGCGCCGTGCAGGTCCACTTCCAATATGGCGAGCAGCAGCGCTAGCGCGGTGACCGCGAGGATGAGAAGAGGCGAGGTTTCTCGTGTCGCCGGATCCGGGGCAATCAAGAGCACGCGCACGGCGCGGAGCCATGAGATCACCCGCAGCAATGGCCTCGACTGCCCCTGCATGTCGTCTTCCTTGACATGACGAGCAAAGACGTGACCAACCAAAGCTAGAACTCGTGCCGCCGCCATTCAAGGGAAGAAGGCCGACGATGGGCGAACTGACGCAGTACGCGCTCGGGAACAGATATCGATCCGTCCTCGTTGAAGCTTGGGCTCCAAAGGAGGATTCGCCGTGAAGGCACTGACATCCATCCTATGCCTGGCAGCGGTCGTGGTCTTCGATAGCGCGTTTGCGCAGTCCGGACAGACAGGGGCGCCTGCGGCACAGACCCGTCCCGAAGAGAAGGGCCAACCGCAGCCACAGGGTTGGACCGGCCCGATCAATACAGGTTCGGGCGGCGCGCCCGCCGAAAGCCCGCAAGGCCAGAGCCCGCCCGGGATGCAGGCGGCGCCCGAGGGCTCGTCCAAGAAGGTCGTGGCACCGCAGAAGTAGACGTGGCGCCGCGGACATTTATTTCGGGCATTCTTGAGGGTATCGTATCGACGTGACCATGGCCGGCAGAGATTGATGGGATGGGCTTCCTGCGCCCGGGCCGCCGCAGCCCTCCTGGAGATTGTTATTGCGTCAGCGGCGCACGCGCAGCTTGCGGGTCACGGCGGCCCCGTCCGGGCGCTCGCCGTTTCGGCTGATGGCAACAGCCTGTTGTCCGGCAGCTTCGACACGTCCGCCATCCGCTGGTCGCTAAAGTTCGACGCGGCGAGCGAGGTGCTGCGGTATCATGCGGATGCCGTCAATGCTGTTGCCTTCCTGAAAGATGGTCGCATGATCACCACGGGGACGGACGCCCGGATTGCGGTGTGGACGGCAGGCCGCCAGCAGCCCGATCAACTCCTGGAGGGCCATACCGGTCCCGTCGTCGCGCTTGCCGTCTCGCCGGACGGATCGACGCTCGCCTCGGCTTCGTGGGACCACAGCGTCCGGCTCTGGTCCCTGGCCGATGGAGCGTCCCGCGCGTTCGAAGGTCACGCACAGAATGTGAATGGTGTCGCCTTCGCTCCGGACGGCATGTCGCTCGTGAGCGTCGGCTATGATGGTGCGTTGTGCATCTGGCGCTTGCCGGAGGGCCGGCCTGAAACGGTGGCATTGCCGGCGCCATTGAATACTGTCGTCATCGCGCCCGATGGCGAGATCGTCGCGGGAGGGGCGGACGGCATGCTGCGCGTGCTGACGACGGACGGAGAGCCGGCGGGCGAGGTGGCCGCAGGCCCGTCACCGATCGTCGCGTTGGCGCTTTCCGATGACGGAGTGCTGATCGCCGCCGCCGGTATCGCCGGCACGGTTGCCATCATCGAGCGCAAGTCGCGCAGTGTGTTGCGGACGCTGGTGGGACCCGGTTTCGCGGTCTGGTCGGTTGTGTTCCTGCATGATGCAGCAACACTCGTGACCGGCGGCACGGACGGAAAGATCCGGCGCTGGAATGTGCACAGTGGTGAGCCGGTCGATTCGAACTCGTTCGGGACATCAGCGGATCCGCTGGCCGCTTATGCGGGCGATCATGGCGCCGATGTCTTTCGCGCCTGCGTTGCCTGTCACACGTTGTCGGCCAAGGACGCGCAACGCGCAGGGCCGACCCTTGCCGGATTGTTCGGACG is from Bradyrhizobium xenonodulans and encodes:
- a CDS encoding c-type cytochrome, whose amino-acid sequence is MGWASCARAAAALLEIVIASAAHAQLAGHGGPVRALAVSADGNSLLSGSFDTSAIRWSLKFDAASEVLRYHADAVNAVAFLKDGRMITTGTDARIAVWTAGRQQPDQLLEGHTGPVVALAVSPDGSTLASASWDHSVRLWSLADGASRAFEGHAQNVNGVAFAPDGMSLVSVGYDGALCIWRLPEGRPETVALPAPLNTVVIAPDGEIVAGGADGMLRVLTTDGEPAGEVAAGPSPIVALALSDDGVLIAAAGIAGTVAIIERKSRSVLRTLVGPGFAVWSVVFLHDAATLVTGGTDGKIRRWNVHSGEPVDSNSFGTSADPLAAYAGDHGADVFRACVACHTLSAKDAQRAGPTLAGLFGRKIASLPGYRFSDALKTMDIVWTPETVAKLFEVGPNAYTPGTKMPEQRIGSAEDRRALTDFLARATSQ
- a CDS encoding class I SAM-dependent methyltransferase, yielding MLLRIVTLVAVLGSTGVCAADIGYLAPPGVPAKDFPPIRRPVAPIASLSSSADEHRDFLNEVGEVARLLELKPGMMVGDIGVGSGYYTLRLSSIVGPSGFVVAQDIMRDYVIALSKRTERLGLTNIIFAIGEPHDPRLPASSLDAAILAHMYHEVTQPYAFLYNLVPALKPGARIGVVDFERPTSRHGTPIALLRCELTAVGYREIATYQLAGDGGYLAVFVPPQIVDRNTPRDIVTCTDRAGSR
- a CDS encoding YybH family protein → MIMHSIALVIAFVISLTVPALAQKAEIEAINAKWIEMFNKGDFSGIGSLYSTDATAFPPGSAMVQGRAAIETMWKGMAEQVGDPKLTTVDVKPLGPSAAREIGTFVLKTKGSTPQEVAGKYVVVWEKVGNDWKLATDIWNDGK